The genomic segment AAATTATCAAATCATAACAATTCAGCCAATGTTTTTTGCAAAGCCGGTCCGCGTAAATCTTTAGCAACAATTTTTCCATTTGGATCGATCAAAAAATTCTGTGGAATTGCATTGACTCCATAGGCTTTTGCCACCTCAGTATTCCAACCCTTTAAGTCGGAAACCTGCGTCCAGGGAAGGTCATCGTCCTTAACCGCTTTCAACCATTTCTCCCGTGCGTCGGCTTTATCCAGAGATACACCGATGACAGTAAAATTTTGAGCTTTAAACTGGTTATAAGCATTTACTACATTCGGGTTTTCCGCTCGGCATGGCCCACACCAACTGGCCCAAAAATCAACCAGGACAAACTTACCTTTGAAAGATGACAGGGAAACAGGATTGCCTTTCCCCAAGTAACACCGACACACAAATTATGGCCTAGTATTGCAGCGCATAGCCATTATAATTAAATAGGCCATTGTTACTTCCCAGCCATAACATTCCCAAACTATCTTGCGCAAATGAATGTACGGTATTTGCGTTCGTACCCAAAGAAATATTTCGGAAAGACGGATAATCCAGCGATTGTCCAACAACCGAAGTACTGATTAAGGAACAAAAAATAAACAACAGAAATAAAAAGATTGCATTACTTAAAAGCGCTATGCTACAAACTTAGTTAATTCTTATGGAATACATCATATGCCTACAACTTAACACCAACTTATCCCTAACAGCAATTTTTATTCAATTTTTAGACAGTAATTTGTCATTGCTTATTCAGTGCACACCGAGTAATTACTGAACGAGCACTGAACGAGAACTGAACAAGCAGTGTGAAATAGGTCAATTTGGTTACCAATTGTTTCTCATTTGCTGCTGCTAAGAAATAAGAGATAAAAAAAAGTTAGGAATCATTTAAACAAGAAAAAGGCTAGGTCAATCACGAACCTAGCCTCTACAAAAAACAATCCTTTAACCTGCGTTTATTTAACTAATTAATACATTTCCGATCAAATAACAGTGTCCATGGCAAATCGTTTAAATTATTTTTATTTTTTTTGATAGTGTCCCATCAAACACTATACAACACGCAACCTTCAACGTTTAGCTCATACGTGTTCAGCCAGCTACATCGCTCATACCAATCGTGCATTACAGCTAACAAATTACAATAGCCAAACCTATACATAATTTTTTTTTTCAAACGAAGCCAATGAAGTGTTGTTCTTTTTAAAAAAGTATATATGGCACATTTAGAAGTAAAACCTAAAAATGGAGCACCTTGGTGGCTATGGCTCCTGCTATCACTCCTTGCATTGGGATTGGTCCTCTATTTTGTAAACCGCTACAACAGCGGCGCACAATTAAATGAGGCTACTCCGGACACAAGTGTAAACACCACAGCGCCACTAAGAGATACTCTTTAGACCCTCGTGAAATAATTGAATAACTCAAAAACTAAAAACATGGCAATAGAAGACAAAAATTATAATCATTTGATTGAACTCGGCGGAAGCGATTATGAAATAGTCGATGGAGAACCTGATATCCGCGGATGGAAAGTGAAAAATGAGGCTGGTCAATTGATCGGACAGGTGACAGATCTGCTGTTTGATCCGCAGAGCCAACAGGTTCGCTATCTTATCATCGACCTGAATGATGCTGAATTTGTTGTGGAGGAAGATAAGAAAATACTTGTACCCATCGGTCTTGCCTCGCTTTATGACGGCACGAAGATTCAGGCGAGTAATGATACCGCTTACCCAACTCCCCCCGTTGAGCCGATTAATCATAGCGTGATCTTTACTGTCGACGAGATTCCGACAGAAGAGCCCGCAACGGATTATTTATACAATCCTGCTGATGATGGAGAGGTGGTGGTTCTATCCATTGCTGAAGATCAGGTCATTCGACTGCCTGCTTACCAGGAGCACCATGTCGATCCGAAAACGGAATTATCTATCCGGCACATCTTTGAAGGCACCGGAAATGTTGGATTTGTCGTAAGTGACAATAGTTATGATCCATCCACATTTTATACGCATTACCACTTTAGCGAAGATACTTTTTATAGCGAAGGAAAACAGATGGAGACACTTCCTTCTGATCAAGCTCAACGGACTAGAAGAGTGGCTGCTCGATACGAACATGGGACAGCGTATGAACCTGGTACACGCAACAACAACGAACGATAAACAAACGCTATTACATATACTCATTCTGGCTTCGATACGCTATTAGCGAAGCCGGAATGAGTGTATAGATAAAACACTCCCTTTGATGTAAACTCAAGCGCAGCGCTTAAATACGCCTTAACAGTGTATTTTATAACCTAAACCACCACATCAACTACCTAAATTCCCTAACAAATCGCCAAAATTGCACCATAATTGCATGCTGTTACAAGACATCAATATAAATCGGTTATGAAAACAAATTATAAAATTGTCAGCGAGAAAAACAGGAAAACGATCAGTAGATATTACGAAAAATATAGCTGGTATAAGTTGGACCGCGAGGAACTGTCGCAAGAATTACTTATCCGGGGAGGCTTTTTAATCATCCTGACGTATATGCTGTGGTAAAAAAATGACATTATAGCGATATCTTTCTATAAATTCCAAACCATTTGTATGGTTATGTTGTCTTATGTGTAAACTTAAATCAGACAACACATTGAACAGATTTACCCGAATTGTTTTAAAAACATTATTGTGGATTATTGGCGGAATCATTGGACTCTTCATTCTAATTATTTTTTTGCTGCGTCTTCCCACGATACAGAATTATATTGCCGGAAAAGTAACCCATTATGTCGAAGGCAAGATTGGCACCCCCGTTAGAATTGGCTATATCAATATTGATTTTCCAAAAAAACTGGTCTTGGAAAACATCTATCTCGAAGATCAGAGTAAGGACACTTTAGTTGCTGGAAAGAGCATTACCTGACAAAGCCTTTTATGGTGGATGAGCTTCACCTTGTTATACACAATCTCATCAAAAACCGCATGAAGGTTAAAGGAAAGTTTTCGGGCGCGCAGCAGCAGGAAGGTAAGGTAAAAACCATCACCTTTAAGTCTAGCGATGAGCAGCTGATGGAACGTATTGTCAAAACAGTGAACCAATACCTGGAGAATTCGGAGTTCAATGTGCAGTTTCTAGCCGATGAAGTAGGGTTGAGCCGTGTACAGCTGCACCGTAAGGTGAAATCGCTGACGGGTATTTCGACCGGTGAATTTATTCGTAATATCCGGTTACAGCAAGCTGAAAAGTTGCTGTTGGAGAAAAAAATGAATATCTCTCAGGTAGCTTATTCGCTCGGATTTACCAATCAGACGCATTTCACTACACTATTCAAAAAGATGTATGGATTGAGCCCCACTGAATATATTCAGCGGCATAGCTTTAAGGAAAATTAAGCGATGTAATAATCTAAACTATTTTAAAGATCAAAAATACCACTATCAGCATAAGAACTTTTAAGAAATTTTCAAAAACTTAGATTCAAGCATAAGAGTATCTAGCTATTCTTTGCATCATCCAGAGAGAATGACGGTAATAAAGCAATCTGGATGGAGCCATTGGAATGAAACAGGAGAAACAAAAAAGTTCGCTTTAAACAGGTCGGCATGAAAAATCGAGCGGGACCTTATATTGCAATTAATGACAAATTTATCTAAGTTTGTCGTCACCTATTACGACTGACGTGAATCTTAAAAATGAGATCGAATCTAAATATATCCTTCAGCGCCTACAGCAGGGTGACAGGCAGGTGTTCGACCTTATTTTTAAATCCTATTGGGATCCCCTACTTATCTACCTGTCCAAACTGGTGAAAGACCAGACCGATGCAGAAGATCTCTTGCAGAATATTTTCGTCAATCTCTGGAACAAAACTCAATCGTCCGAAATACAGGATATTCACGGCTGGTTATATGGGGCTGCCCGTAAAAGCGCACTTTTCTATCACCGCACTCAAGGCAATCAAAAAAAATTGATTGCATCAATCTTGGAATATATTGACGTTACCGGATTTTCATTGAGCGACCAGCAGCAAGGTAAAGAGCTGCAGCAGATCATTGACGGTGAAATTGAACGGCTCCCAGCAAAAATGAAAGAGGTATTTCTATTGAGCCGACAGGAGCAACTTAGTTATAAAGAAATTGCAGAACGTCTGGACATCTCTGACCAAACGGTCAAAAAACAGATCAGCAACGCACTGAACATTCTGAGAAATAACCTCAAGAAACAGGGGCTCTATTCGCTTCTGCTCCTCCTTCTCATCGACTTAAAATAAAATTCATTATTTTTTAATATTCATCTACCACCAAATACGGTTTGATGCAACTATACTATAAACACTGGCGCTCATGGAACAGAAAAACATTGCGGAAATCTTATTGAAGTACGAACTCGGTATCAGTTCAGCGGAGGAAAACCAGCTGATAGAATCGTGGTACGAAGCGCAGCAAGCTGTAGAATGGGAACTGGATAGCGCCGAGCAGGAAGATCGTAAAAATACCATACTCCTTCAAATCCAGCAACAACTTGATGCAAAGCCTTCCTCGCGTAATCCATGGTACCGAAGAGCCGCTTGGATCAGCGCTGCTGCTGCCGTCCTGCTGATCGCTTTTGCGTTACTTTTTATCCCGCGTGGACAGTCGCATCGCGATACCCTAGCCGCAATAGATCAATTCAAACCCGGACAAGAAAAGGCCATACTGAAATTGGAAGACGGGTCAAGCATCGCACTCAAGGGAGGCAAATCGGGTGTTAAGATCGTCAACGGAACAGCCGTCTATTTAGATGGATCGCCTATCAGCGCTATGGAATTGCAATCGCGCAAATTGACCGTTGAAGTTCCCAGGGGTGGTCAATATCAGGTTAACCTGCCCGATGGCAGTAAAGTATGGCTGAATGCTGCATCGACAATCAGCTATCCAATGCAATTTGCTGCCGACAAACGGGAAGTCTTGTTAACAGGAGAAGCCTATTTTGAAGTAAACAAAAATCCACATAAACCCTTTATCGTGAAATCCAGAAACCAGGAAGTCAAGGTATTGGGCACCACATTTAACATCAACAGTTATGACAACCGCGAGTTTGTTGAAACTACACTGCTTGAAGGTTCGGTCGATGTAAATCAACGCCTGCTTGTACCCGGACAGCGATCGCTCATCTCCAAGACATCGATCCAGATTCTACCGGCCAATATCGAAGCAGCGACAGCTTGGAAGAAAGGATATTTCCTATTTGACAACGAACGGCTCGATGCCATTTTGGCTACACTTTCAAGGTGGTACAATGTAGATTTTGAATATGAAGACTCCGCTACGAAACAGCTTGTCTTTTGGGGATCTATCGACAAAAATCAATCATTGACCAAAACGCTTACCTTTTTGGAAAGCACCGGTCAATTAAACTTTAACTATCGTGACGGCAAAATAGCTGTTCACAAAATTAAATAACGAAGCCTTTTTTACACAGAAATCTAAACACATTAACCTAAATCACAGACCCGATGAATCGTCTAAAAAACTTGCTCTTGGTCACGTCGCTTCTTGCTGGTAGCACAGTCGTTGGTCAACAGCTCAATTATCAGGGAAAACCGACGCTCAAAGAACTTTTTTCAACCATCCGACAACAGACAGGCTATAACATCATTGCGTCTGGCAATCAGATCGACCTCAATACCGTTGTCAAAGTTCAGGCAAAGGATAAAGCCTTGCGTGATGTTCTTGATGAAGCCTTTAAGGATTTACCGTTCACCTTTAAAATTGTTGGAAGAGAGATCACCATTCTTCCACGGGAGAAAAGCGGCCAACAGCATCAAAAACAACAGCAACCTGCCAAACAGCTTTTGTTGAACGGAACTGTACGGGACAAATCCGGCCCCGTAGAACTGGTAACCGTTTACAACAAAAGCAATGATAAAGTTACCTTTACAAATGATAAAGGCGCTTTTAAGATCGAGCGGACCAATCATACCGACACCTTGGTTTTCAGTTCCGTTGGTTACGAAGAGAGGCAACTTGCTGTAGCCCCAAGCCAAAGCATCATTAGCATGCAGCTTTTGCAGACCCAAAACCTGCTTGATGAAGTCAGCGTACTATCGTATGGGCAGGAGGTATCAAAACGGTTGAATACAGGTTCGACCGCTAGCGTGACTGCGGCCACCATTGAGAAAACACCGACAGCAGACCCGCTCATTGCACTCCAAAATCGGGTTCCTGGTATGATGATCAATACCCTAAATGGCCTTCCCGGCATACAGACTCAGGTGCAAATCCGGGGCATCAATACGGTCAATCAGGATGGCCAAGCGCGACAACCCTTGTACATTGTTGATGGTATTCCTTTTAATAGCAGTTCACTGGCCTATATCGGTGCAAATGGCCTCACCTCTTCCTATTTAGGTGAAAGCCCTTTTAAAAGTATCGACCCCAGCACGATTGCCGGCATTGAAGTACTTAAAGATGCTGATGCTACCGCGATCTATGGTGCCCGGGGTGCCAATGGTGTGATCCTGATCACCACCAAACGCGGTAAGCCCGGTCGTCCCACCATCAGTGCTGATTATTACCATAGTTTTGGCTCTATCGCCAAGTATGTAAAAATGCTCAATACCGCCCAATATCTGGAGATGCGACGTGAGGCTGCAAAAAACGACGGTATTGAACTCACGTCCAATGATTACCCTGACCTGCTGAAATGGAGTCAAACGGAAGACCACGACTGGCAAAAAGAATATTTTGGCAATGTCGCCCATACATCCAATGCTGAATTATCCCTATCGGGGGGATCATCGGGTTTCAACTACCTGCTTGGCGGTGGATTTAGGCGTGAAAACACTGTATATCAAAAGAAAAACGGTCTTTCCGTCGGTAACTTCCGAAGCAACCTCGACTACCACAGTAACGACGGCAAATTTAAAGCTTCCCTTTCGGCGAGCTATGCCACGGATAAAAACGAAGTCATTCCACTATCGTTTACCAACTTTCAGACCCTGCCTCCGAATTTCTCCCTTTACGATGCTGATGGAAAATTAAATTGGACGATAGATAACCCTATTGCTGCGCTGGAGCGTACGGTTGAAAATAGAACTAAAAATTTAATCAGCAATATTGCGCTCAGCTATGAGTTGTTACCTAATCTTGTAGCCAAAATCAATACCGGTTATACCCGCATGAAAATGGACCAGCTCGCGATCAATCCACGGAGATCATTCAGACCATCCGAAAACATCTTGGGCAACAACACTTTTACCAAGGCTAGCACGGCTACCTTTAATTTTGAGCCTCAGCTGAATTATGATCTTATCGTGGGGCGCAGTTCATTTCGTGCCCTTCTCGGGGGTACTTATATCCATCGCGGTAACTCGGCAATTACCACAAGTGGAAACGGCTATACAGACGATAGTCAGATTAGAGACATCCATGCCGCACCAATCATCAATATCGAACCCAAGGATACTCAGTACCGTTTCCTTTCGGGATTTGCTCGTGTGGGATGGACGTTTGACCAAAAATATGTCGTCAATGCAACCGTCAGACGTGACGGCTCTTCCCGTTTTGGTCCTGGAAAAAAATATGGTAACTTTTGGTCTGTCGGTACAGCGTGGATCCTAAGCGAAGAGAGCTGGTTAAAGGATAATCAGTTTGGCTTGAGTTTTGCCAAATTGCGCGGCAGCTATGGTTTGACGGGTAATGATAATATTGGCGACTACTCCTATTTCGTGAATTACGAACGTATATTTGACAATTACCAAGGGCAGGGCTATCTTCCTAAGAACCCATTCAATGCAAATTATCAGTGGGAAGTCAACAAGAAGCTTGACCTTGCTGCTGAAATGGGCTTCTTGAAAGACCGCATCATCTTTGAAGCAAACTATTACCGTAATCGGTCGGGCAATCAATTAGTTGGCTATGGATTACCTACTCAGGTGGGTTTTAGTTCGGTCAACCAAAACCTAGATGCCAATGTACAGAATAGCGGCTGGGAATTTAGTCTGCAGACCACGCCGATCAACACCTTGGCCTTCACCTGGAAGACAAACTTTACCATGAGCATCAACCGCAACAAGCTCTTGTCTTATCCCAACCTTGCAAGCTCTTCCAACAGCCTAACCTATCAGATCGGTAAACCATTAAATCTGATCTGGGGGTATGAATATCTTGGAATCAATGCTGCGGATGGGCAACCGCAATTCCGCGATGTGAATGGCGACGGTTTTATCAGTTTTCCAGATGACTATGTCCCTCTGGCAAACAATATTCCGACATTCTTTGGTGGCTTTGGCAACTCGTTCAATTATAAAAACTTTGATCTAGACGTCTTTTTCAGTTTCAAAAAGAACACACATATTTATAATTATCCATTTACGAGTGCCGGAAGTGTTATCAATGCCCCTGCAATTGTCTTGGACAGATGGCAACATCCGGGTGAGGATGCTAAATTTCCTGCTTATACCACCAACTCCAGCACCATGTCCAATTACAATTCATCGGGTGCCAATTTTGTGGACGGGTCGTACATCCGCTTAAGCAATATTACCCTCAGCTACTCGGTACCGGGTAAAATGCTTGATAAGCTAAAACTTAAAAACCTACGCGCCTATGTCACTGGAGCCAATCTACTGACCATCACCAGTTATAAGGGTACAGATCCAGAAACCGGCGTGGACATGCCGATGCTGCGCACGTTTACGTTAGGATTACGGACTTCATTTTAAACCATTTAGACTACGACATGAAAACCAACTATATCAAATTATTGAGCTTCCTTTTACCTGTTGCCTTAGGTATGAGCAGTTGCAACAAACTGCTGGAGGTGACACCAAAATACATCTACACCACGGATCAAATTTATGCGAATGACACCATGGCCGACAGTGTTGTCGTCGGGATGTATGGCCGATTTGCTGCTTATCAAAATGATCTTTCACTGAACACGGGATTATCTTCTGACGAGCTGATACCCGGTATCAATAGCTTTAACCCCGAGTATAGCTTTATGTACAGCTACAACCTCAATCCCTTTTCGGGGCAGACGAATGACTTTTGGGGAAATCTATATTCCATCATTGGGATTAGCAATGCAATCATTGAAGGGGTTGGGCAATCCAAGGGCATGACGCAAGCTGGCAAGGATGAAGCCATCGGCCAAGCTAAATTTATGCGGGCCCTCAATTACTATTTTTTGGTCAATCTCTATGGCGATGTTCCTTTGGTGCTGACGACTAATTATCCGGAAGAACGGCTCAAACCGCGCGCAGCGGTAGCAGCAGTGTATACGCAGATCATTCAGGATCTGGAAGATGCCAGCCAGCTTTTAGGTTCGGATTACCCAGGCGAGCGCGTGAAGGCCAATAAGTGGGCTGCATTAGCCCTGTTGTCGCGCGTATACCTATTTACCAAAGACTGGACTAAAGCTGAGCAGGCCGCCAGTCAGGTGATCGCACAGTCGCAGTTGTTTCAACTGGGCCATTTTGATCGTGCAGACGGGGGCGAGCCAATGGATATCTTTACCAAAAACAATCCCGAGCAGATATTGCAGCTATGGAACAGTGTGGGCGCCTCCATTGGCATCGGCATAAAAGGAGAGTTTGCCAGCTTTGGCGTAACTGAAGATGCAACGGGTCTATTGCCAGCCTTTGAGGAGAACGATAAACGAAAAGAAAACTTCGTCCGTTTTGAAGAAACAGTAAACGGCTATCAGATCAACAAATACCGTTCCAACGGCGAAGCCGGATCTGCAAACAATGAGTATACCTCGGTGTTGCGCTTGGGCGAACAATACCTCAACCGTGCCGAGGCACGCCTGCAACTTGGTCTCTCAACGGCTATTGATGATATCAATATCCTACGCAGGCGTGCGGGACTTACGGATTTATCCAGTGGATTATCCCAATCACAGGCGAGAGCAGCCATCGTGCAGGAGCGTCGCGTTGAACTCTGTTTCGAATGGGGCGACCGTTGGTTTACTCTCAAACGCATGGGGCTAGCCGATAACGTGATGAAAAAAGCAAAACCGACCACTTGGAAGACGTTTGCCCAGCTCTACCCTTTACCCACCGTTGAGCTCCAAAATAACAGGCAATTAACGCAAAATCCGGGATATAACAACTAAACACGATATACAATGAGAGTTACGCTATTAGCTTTTGCCTTTCTTTATTCCATATGCTTCGTCAAGGCGCAGGAAAAAGCAACCTACCAGCTTCAGGGAACACTTTTTGGGGTTCCCAAAAATCAAAAAGGAAAACTTTTCCTTCAACGTTTTGGTGGCGATCTCCCGCTTGATTCTGCCCGGCT from the Sphingobacterium thalpophilum genome contains:
- a CDS encoding RNA polymerase sigma factor, translated to MSSPITTDVNLKNEIESKYILQRLQQGDRQVFDLIFKSYWDPLLIYLSKLVKDQTDAEDLLQNIFVNLWNKTQSSEIQDIHGWLYGAARKSALFYHRTQGNQKKLIASILEYIDVTGFSLSDQQQGKELQQIIDGEIERLPAKMKEVFLLSRQEQLSYKEIAERLDISDQTVKKQISNALNILRNNLKKQGLYSLLLLLLIDLK
- a CDS encoding PRC-barrel domain-containing protein, whose translation is MAIEDKNYNHLIELGGSDYEIVDGEPDIRGWKVKNEAGQLIGQVTDLLFDPQSQQVRYLIIDLNDAEFVVEEDKKILVPIGLASLYDGTKIQASNDTAYPTPPVEPINHSVIFTVDEIPTEEPATDYLYNPADDGEVVVLSIAEDQVIRLPAYQEHHVDPKTELSIRHIFEGTGNVGFVVSDNSYDPSTFYTHYHFSEDTFYSEGKQMETLPSDQAQRTRRVAARYEHGTAYEPGTRNNNER
- a CDS encoding peroxiredoxin family protein; its protein translation is MCRCYLGKGNPVSLSSFKGKFVLVDFWASWCGPCRAENPNVVNAYNQFKAQNFTVIGVSLDKADAREKWLKAVKDDDLPWTQVSDLKGWNTEVAKAYGVNAIPQNFLIDPNGKIVAKDLRGPALQKTLAELL
- a CDS encoding helix-turn-helix domain-containing protein, which translates into the protein MKVKGKFSGAQQQEGKVKTITFKSSDEQLMERIVKTVNQYLENSEFNVQFLADEVGLSRVQLHRKVKSLTGISTGEFIRNIRLQQAEKLLLEKKMNISQVAYSLGFTNQTHFTTLFKKMYGLSPTEYIQRHSFKEN
- a CDS encoding FecR family protein — its product is MEQKNIAEILLKYELGISSAEENQLIESWYEAQQAVEWELDSAEQEDRKNTILLQIQQQLDAKPSSRNPWYRRAAWISAAAAVLLIAFALLFIPRGQSHRDTLAAIDQFKPGQEKAILKLEDGSSIALKGGKSGVKIVNGTAVYLDGSPISAMELQSRKLTVEVPRGGQYQVNLPDGSKVWLNAASTISYPMQFAADKREVLLTGEAYFEVNKNPHKPFIVKSRNQEVKVLGTTFNINSYDNREFVETTLLEGSVDVNQRLLVPGQRSLISKTSIQILPANIEAATAWKKGYFLFDNERLDAILATLSRWYNVDFEYEDSATKQLVFWGSIDKNQSLTKTLTFLESTGQLNFNYRDGKIAVHKIK
- a CDS encoding RagB/SusD family nutrient uptake outer membrane protein, whose amino-acid sequence is MKTNYIKLLSFLLPVALGMSSCNKLLEVTPKYIYTTDQIYANDTMADSVVVGMYGRFAAYQNDLSLNTGLSSDELIPGINSFNPEYSFMYSYNLNPFSGQTNDFWGNLYSIIGISNAIIEGVGQSKGMTQAGKDEAIGQAKFMRALNYYFLVNLYGDVPLVLTTNYPEERLKPRAAVAAVYTQIIQDLEDASQLLGSDYPGERVKANKWAALALLSRVYLFTKDWTKAEQAASQVIAQSQLFQLGHFDRADGGEPMDIFTKNNPEQILQLWNSVGASIGIGIKGEFASFGVTEDATGLLPAFEENDKRKENFVRFEETVNGYQINKYRSNGEAGSANNEYTSVLRLGEQYLNRAEARLQLGLSTAIDDINILRRRAGLTDLSSGLSQSQARAAIVQERRVELCFEWGDRWFTLKRMGLADNVMKKAKPTTWKTFAQLYPLPTVELQNNRQLTQNPGYNN
- a CDS encoding SusC/RagA family TonB-linked outer membrane protein — protein: MNRLKNLLLVTSLLAGSTVVGQQLNYQGKPTLKELFSTIRQQTGYNIIASGNQIDLNTVVKVQAKDKALRDVLDEAFKDLPFTFKIVGREITILPREKSGQQHQKQQQPAKQLLLNGTVRDKSGPVELVTVYNKSNDKVTFTNDKGAFKIERTNHTDTLVFSSVGYEERQLAVAPSQSIISMQLLQTQNLLDEVSVLSYGQEVSKRLNTGSTASVTAATIEKTPTADPLIALQNRVPGMMINTLNGLPGIQTQVQIRGINTVNQDGQARQPLYIVDGIPFNSSSLAYIGANGLTSSYLGESPFKSIDPSTIAGIEVLKDADATAIYGARGANGVILITTKRGKPGRPTISADYYHSFGSIAKYVKMLNTAQYLEMRREAAKNDGIELTSNDYPDLLKWSQTEDHDWQKEYFGNVAHTSNAELSLSGGSSGFNYLLGGGFRRENTVYQKKNGLSVGNFRSNLDYHSNDGKFKASLSASYATDKNEVIPLSFTNFQTLPPNFSLYDADGKLNWTIDNPIAALERTVENRTKNLISNIALSYELLPNLVAKINTGYTRMKMDQLAINPRRSFRPSENILGNNTFTKASTATFNFEPQLNYDLIVGRSSFRALLGGTYIHRGNSAITTSGNGYTDDSQIRDIHAAPIINIEPKDTQYRFLSGFARVGWTFDQKYVVNATVRRDGSSRFGPGKKYGNFWSVGTAWILSEESWLKDNQFGLSFAKLRGSYGLTGNDNIGDYSYFVNYERIFDNYQGQGYLPKNPFNANYQWEVNKKLDLAAEMGFLKDRIIFEANYYRNRSGNQLVGYGLPTQVGFSSVNQNLDANVQNSGWEFSLQTTPINTLAFTWKTNFTMSINRNKLLSYPNLASSSNSLTYQIGKPLNLIWGYEYLGINAADGQPQFRDVNGDGFISFPDDYVPLANNIPTFFGGFGNSFNYKNFDLDVFFSFKKNTHIYNYPFTSAGSVINAPAIVLDRWQHPGEDAKFPAYTTNSSTMSNYNSSGANFVDGSYIRLSNITLSYSVPGKMLDKLKLKNLRAYVTGANLLTITSYKGTDPETGVDMPMLRTFTLGLRTSF